One genomic window of Burkholderia diffusa includes the following:
- a CDS encoding cupredoxin domain-containing protein, whose protein sequence is MKFPQKIVAAAAALWLAGAAHAADLPTFKLEMTDGKLSPARIEVPAGQRFKIEIRNTGKGAAEFESVQLRKEKVLAPGADSFVVVAPLSPGEYKFFDDFHQQAQGVIVAK, encoded by the coding sequence ATGAAATTTCCCCAGAAAATCGTCGCCGCAGCCGCCGCGCTGTGGCTCGCCGGCGCGGCGCATGCCGCCGATCTGCCGACGTTCAAGCTCGAAATGACGGACGGCAAGCTGAGCCCTGCCCGTATCGAAGTGCCGGCCGGCCAGCGCTTCAAGATCGAGATCAGGAATACCGGCAAGGGCGCCGCCGAATTCGAGAGCGTGCAGTTGCGCAAGGAGAAGGTGCTTGCGCCGGGCGCCGATTCGTTCGTGGTCGTCGCCCCGCTGTCGCCGGGCGAATACAAGTTTTTCGACGATTTCCACCAGCAGGCGCAGGGCGTGATCGTCGCGAAGTAA
- a CDS encoding iron transporter produces the protein MLGSSFIRTSVAVTAALAAMSASAAEYPIGKQQIQGGMEIGAVYLQPITMDPEGMMRKASDSDIHLEADIHAVKNNPTGFAEGDWMPYLQVTYKLTKQGDTKWKAEGDLMGMVASDGPHYGDNVKLAGPGKYHLTMTVKPPMQSGHMAFGRHVDKETGVGPWFKPITLEYDFPFAGIGKKGGY, from the coding sequence ATGTTGGGTTCTTCGTTCATCCGCACGTCGGTTGCGGTAACGGCGGCGCTTGCCGCGATGTCGGCCTCGGCGGCCGAATATCCGATCGGCAAGCAGCAGATCCAGGGCGGCATGGAAATCGGCGCGGTGTACCTGCAGCCGATCACGATGGATCCGGAAGGGATGATGCGCAAGGCGTCGGATTCCGATATTCACCTCGAGGCGGACATCCACGCGGTCAAGAACAACCCGACGGGTTTCGCGGAAGGCGATTGGATGCCGTACCTGCAGGTCACGTACAAGCTGACGAAGCAGGGCGACACGAAGTGGAAGGCTGAAGGCGACCTGATGGGCATGGTCGCCAGCGACGGCCCGCACTATGGTGACAACGTGAAACTGGCCGGCCCGGGCAAGTATCACCTGACGATGACCGTCAAGCCGCCGATGCAGTCGGGTCACATGGCGTTCGGCCGTCACGTCGACAAGGAAACGGGCGTGGGCCCGTGGTTCAAACCCATCACCCTCGAATATGACTTCCCGTTCGCCGGCATCGGCAAGAAGGGCGGGTACTGA